From Vitis vinifera cultivar Pinot Noir 40024 chromosome 14, ASM3070453v1, a single genomic window includes:
- the LOC100264681 gene encoding uncharacterized protein LOC100264681, protein MNTSQFMDKQIMDLSAGSQSNDFINLMSPEDDHLTGVGGGGGVGSKKEEIVPSYDFLPIRPKGSSQFSNLDAVGGAGGPRAWSSTDSKTNTPGIRNYGSLDSNELSKISLEKDRNIDAAIVSEIDRTMKKHADNLLHVLEGLSARLTQLESRTRNLENSVDDLKVSVGNNHGSADGKMRQLENILREVQTGVQVLRDKQEIVEAHLQLAKLQVSKADQQSETQNTVTLDSAKQAASPPQQSHQPLPPPVTPQTLPALPPPNAPPPPPQLNMQSPPAQLPSQFPPNQIPSIPQREPYFQPPGQAQEAPNQQYQLPPTQQPQPPPAAPSHQQYQPASLPQYSQPPQLPQQHHSIAPINPPPQHQPPLGHHPEETSYVPPQTYPPSLRQPPSQPPSQPLSGAPPSQQFYGPPSHMYEVPSGRSSSGFSTGFVPPPSGPTEPYSYSGSPSQYGSNMPMKPQQFSSGVQGGGSGYPQLPTARVLPHALPTASGPVGGSGPGSGSSGSGNRVPIDDVVDKVTNMGFPRDVVRATVRKLTENGQSVDLNVVLDKLMNDGEVQPPRGWFGR, encoded by the exons ATGAATACGTCGCAGTTCATGGACAAGCAGATCATGGATCTCTCTGCCGGATCGCAGAGCAACGATTTTATCAATCTCATGAGCCCTGAAGATGACCACTTGACTGGCGTCGGTGGCGGTGGCGGTGTGGGTTCTAAGAAGGAAGAGATCGTGCCCAGCTACGATTTTCTGCCAATTCGTCCCAAGGGTTCTTCGCAGTTTTCGAATCTTGATGCTGTCGGTGGTGCAGGAGGACCTAGGGCTTGGAGCTCGACTGACTCCAAGACCAACACTCCTGGCATTAGA AATTATGGTTCTCTCGACTCTAATGAACTTTCAAAAATCAGCCTTGAGAAAGATCGAAATATTGATGCAGCAATTGTATCTGAGATTGATCGAACAATGAAAAAACATGCTGATAATTTGCTACATGTGTTGGAAGGTCTTAGTGCACGACTTACACAGCTGGAGAGCAGAACTCGGAACCTTGAGAATTCTGTGGATGATTTGAAGGTATCTGTTGGAAATAATCATGGCAGTGCTGATGGAAAAATGAGGCAGCTGGAAAATATTCTTAGAGAg GTGCAAACTGGTGTACAGGTTTTAAGGGACAAACAAGAAATAGTGGAGGCTCACCTACAGCTTGCAAAGCTTCAAGTGTCCAAAGCAGACCAGCAATCAGAAACCCAGAACACTGTGACCTTAGATTCTGCAAAGCAAGCAGCATCTCCTCCTCAGCAATCTCACCAACCACTTCCTCCACCTGTTACTCCTCAAACACTTCCTGCACTCCCTCCCCCTAATGCTCCGCCACCTCCTCCCCAACTCAATATGCAGTCTCCTCCAGCTCAGCTACCTAGTCAATTCCCTCCGAACCAGATTCCTTCCATCCCACAGCGAGAGCCCTACTTTCAACCACCTGGTCAGGCACAAGAAGCTCCCAACCAGCAATACCAACTACCACCGACCCAGCAACCACAGCCGCCTCCTGCAGCTCCATCACATCAACAATATCAACCAGCCTCTCTTCCACAATATTCTCAGCCACCCCAGCTGCCGCAACAGCACCATTCTATTGCACCCATTAATCCTCCTCCTCAACACCAACCTCCATTAGGTCATCATCCTGAAGAAACGTCTTATGTTCCACCTCAGACCTACCCTCCAAGCCTTCGCCAGCCACCCTCTCAGCCACCCTCTCAGCCACTTTCTGGGGCACCTCCCTCTCAACAGTTCTATGGGCCACCCTCGCACATGTATGAGGTCCCATCTGGCAGATCCAGTTCTGGCTTTTCTACTGGATTTGTTCCTCCACCATCTGGGCCTACTGAACCATATTCTTACAGTGGATCACCCTCTCAATATGGTAGTAACATGCCAATGAAACCACAACAGTTCTCATCTGGTGTCCAAGGTGGTGGAAGTGGTTACCCACAACTCCCAACTGCTCGGGTATTACCACATGCACTGCCTACGGCCTCTGGGCCTGTTGGTGGTTCTGGTCCTGGTTCTGGTTCATCCGGAAGTGGAAATAGGGTTCCTATAGATGATGTGGTCGACAAAGTGACAAATATGGGGTTCCCAAGAGACGTTGTGAGAGCAACTGTTCGGAAGCTGACAGAAAATGGCCAGTCAGTTGACCTGAATGTGGTGCTGGATAAACTGATGAATGATGGGGAAGTCCAGCCCCCAAGAGGTTGGTTTGGTCGGTAA
- the LOC100242394 gene encoding galactinol--sucrose galactosyltransferase, with product MAPSLSKGNSGIAELGGGYKQPLIALQGSDFVANGHRVLSDVPPNVVATPSPVTPDGCFVGFDADEGKSRHVVSVGKLKGIRFMSIFRFKVWWTTHWVGDNGRDLENETQMVILDKSDSGRPYVLLLPIVEGPFRSSLQPGEDDSVDLCVESGSTKVSGGSYRSSLYIHAGDDPYSLVKEAMRVVRVHLGTFKLLEEKTPPGIVDKFGWCTWDAFYLKVHPQGVWEGVQGLVDGGCPPGLVLIDDGWQSIRHDDDPISDQEGMNRTAAGEQMPCRLIKFQENYKFRDYVSPKSSGPTALTKGMGAFVRDLKDEFKSVDYVYVWHALCGYWGGLRPKVPCLPESNVIAPKLSPGLKLTMEDLAVDKIVNNGVGLVPPEKVDQLYEGLHSHLESVGIDGVKVDVIHLLEMLCEEYGGRVELAKAYYKALTDSIKKHFKGNGVIASMEHCNDFMLLGTEAIALGRVGDDFWCTDPSGDPNGTFWLQGCHMVHCAYNSLWMGNFIHPDWDMFQSTHPCAEFHAASRAISGGPIYVSDSVGKHNFQLLKSLVLPDGSILRCQYYALPTRGCLFEDPLHDGNTMLKIWNLNKFTGVLGAFNCQGGGWCREARRNKCASQFSHAVTSVASPKDIEWRNGNSSTPISIEGVQLFAMYMFRTKKLVLSKPSQNIEISLDPFDFELITVSPVTTLPGKSVQFAPIGLVNMLNSGGAIESLAFDDEENSVRIGVKGTGEMRAFAAEKPRSCRINGEEVAFGYDECMVIIQVPWPNSSNPSLIEYLF from the exons ATGGCTCCCAGCTTGAGTAAGGGTAACTCCGGCATTGCCGAGCTCGGCGGTGGGTATAAGCAGCCGTTGATCGCGTTGCAAGGGTCGGACTTTGTGGCTAATGGCCACCGGGTTCTCTCCGACGTGCCTCCTAATGTGGTGGCAACTCCCTCACCGGTTACCCCCGACGGGTGCTTCGTGGGGTTCGACGCCGATGAGGGCAAGAGCCGCCACGTAGTCTCCGTCGGAAAACTGAAGGGCATACGCTTCATGAGTATATTCAGGTTCAAGGTCTGGTGGACCACTCATTGGGTAGGCGACAATGGCCGAGACCTCGAGAACGAAACCCAGATGGTGATTCTCGACAAATCCGACTCTGGTCGTCCGTACGTACTCCTCCTCCCCATCGTCGAAGGTCCTTTCCGATCGTCTCTTCAGCCCGGTGAAGACGACTCTGTCGATTTGTGCGTGGAAAGCGGGTCGACGAAGGTCTCCGGCGGCAGCTACAGGAGCTCTTTGTACATCCACGCCGGCGATGATCCGTACAGTCTGGTGAAGGAAGCCATGAGAGTGGTGAGGGTTCATTTGGGTACGTTCAAGCTTCTGGAAGAAAAGACTCCACCTGGCATCGTGGACAAATTTGGTTGGTGCACCTGGGACGCATTCTACCTTAAGGTGCACCCTCAAGGCGTGTGGGAAGGAGTCCAAGGCCTAGTTGACGGTGGGTGTCCACCTGGACTCGTCCTCATCGACGATGGGTGGCAGTCCATCAGGCACGATGATGATCCCATCAGCGATCAAGAAGGCATGAATCGGACGGCAGCCGGAGAGCAGATGCCATGCAGGCTCATAAAGTTCCAAGAAAACTATAAGTTCAGGGACTACGTGAGCCCTAAAAGCTCAGGCCCTACTGCCCTTACCAAGGGCATGGGTGCCTTTGTCAGAGACCTCAAGGACGAGTTCAAGAGCGTGGACTATGTCTACGTATGGCATGCCCTTTGTGGGTATTGGGGCGGGTTGAGGCCCAAAGTTCCCTGTCTGCCCGAATCCAACGTCATCGCCCCGAAGCTCTCGCCCGGGTTGAAGCTGACAATGGAGGATCTGGCAGTGGACAAGATCGTGAACAATGGAGTCGGGCTGGTTCCGCCGGAGAAAGTCGATCAATTGTACGAGGGGCTTCACTCACATTTGGAGTCCGTTGGGATTGATGGTGTGAAGGTGGACGTTATTCAT TTGCTGGAAATGCTGTGTGAAGAATATGGTGGAAGAGTGGAGCTCGCAAAGGCCTACTACAAAGCTTTAACAGACTCCATAAAGAAGCATTTCAAAGGGAATGGTGTGATTGCCAGCATGGAGCACTGCAACGATTTCATGCTCCTTGGAACAGAGGCCATAGCGCTCGGTCGAGTTG GAGATGATTTTTGGTGTACCGATCCATCGGGTGACCCCAACGGCACGTTTTGGCTACAGGGGTGTCACATGGTGCACTGCGCTTACAACAGCCTATGGATGGGGAATTTCATCCACCCTGACTGGGACATGTTCCAGTCTACTCACCCTTGCGCCGAGTTCCACGCAGCGTCTCGTGCCATCTCCGGTGGACCCATCTACGTTTCCGACTCAGTCGGCAAGCACAATTTCCAGCTGCTCAAAAGCTTGGTCCTGCCAGATGGGTCCATCTTGAGGTGCCAGTACTACGCCCTTCCCACCAGAGGCTGCCTCTTCGAAGACCCTCTTCACGACGGCAACACCATGCTCAAAATATGGAACCTCAATAAG TTTACTGGAGTTCTTGGAGCATTTAACTGCCAAGGAGGAGGGTGGTGCCGTGAAGCGAGAAGAAACAAATGTGCCTCCCAATTTTCCCATGCTGTGACCTCCGTGGCGAGCCCCAAAGACATTGAGTGGAGAAATGGGAACAGTAGTACTCCAATCTCCATTGAAGGCGTTCAGCTATTTGCCATGTACATGTTCCGTACCAAGAAGCTTGTCCTCTCCAAGCCATCCCAAAACATTGAAATTTCACTAGACCCATTTGATTTCGAGCTAATCACTGTCTCTCCCGTGACCACTCTCCCGGGGAAATCTGTTCAGTTTGCTCCAATCGGACTAGTGAACATGCTCAACTCCGGTGGAGCAATCGAGTCATTAGCCTTCGATGATGAGGAGAACTCAGTTCGGATCGGCGTGAAGGGGACCGGAGAAATGAGGGCCTTTGCAGCCGAGAAACCAAGATCTTGTAGGATCAACGGAGAAGAGGTTGCCTTTGGATACGATGAGTGCATGGTCATTATCCAAGTACCATGGCCTAATTCTTCTAACCCATCCCTGATCGAGTACTTATTCTGA